A DNA window from Zingiber officinale cultivar Zhangliang chromosome 3A, Zo_v1.1, whole genome shotgun sequence contains the following coding sequences:
- the LOC122053788 gene encoding F-box/FBD/LRR-repeat protein At3g26920-like, translating into MADPDNTPCEPPAVRRHRRRRRSSIGCRRNDVQQQDVPAEDRLTSLPEGLLFCVLSFLPIKQCVALSALCSDFRLRLPSLIPRLDTFSLYVVGDVIPQEHTFPRALIRQCHIRFSDVTYLSKRPERLLVKDLVESGVQDLTLECSNEHWINTSFRRNCRFLSIRSLRSLSLHRITFRHRPPIACTLLTFLKMEYCSLLDHDFLFTLLASCPFLETLHFLSCHNLYMSKLSIHSASIKHLVVLYKTLIFPLIDIHCPKLESLTVNTTALRIEAPKVRNASLLLSLNPHADPSNALMEFLGTPPFRTAVFQMTAVCLMLKLNSSTIPNILAAENELDRFIYPEIKEYAVIFNFDFNLKDQSSSMILTQLLQAYNDYNSVFDIQSTNETTRVDHLLHGSTDVELIKLQMSMPEKMFEGFLSNPEKMEELKQVVLQKLRSRTSREQFNDILASNEPLVEVSSSITNCIEMKF; encoded by the exons ATGGCGGACCCCGACAACACCCCGTGTGAGCCGCCTGCGGTCCGTCGCCATCGCCGTCGCCGCCGCAGCTCAATTGGATGCCGCCGTAATGATGTGCAGCAGCAGGATGTCCCAGCGGAGGACCGCCTCACTTCCCTCCCCGAAGGCCTCCTCTTCTGCGTCCTCTCCTTCCTCCCCATCAAGCAGTGCGTCGCCCTCTCGGCCCTCTGTTCCGACTTCCGCCTCCGCCTCCCCTCCCTCATACCCCGACTCGACACCTTCAGCCTTTACGTCGTCGGCGATGTCATCCCCCAAGAGCACACCTTCCCCCGCGCCCTGATCCGCCAATGCCACATCCGCTTCTCCGACGTCACATATTTATCCAAACGCCCCGAGCGGCTGCTCGTCAAGGATCTCGTCGAGTCGGGCGTCCAAGATCTCACCCTCGAATGCTCCAACGAGCATTGGATTAATACCAGCTTCAGGAGAAATTGCAGGTTCTTGAGCATCAGGTCGCTGAGGAGTCTCTCCTTGCACAGAATCACGTTCCGCCACCGTCCGCCAATTGCCTGCACCCTTCTCACCTTCCTCAAAATGGAATATTGCAGCCTTCTCGACCATGATTTCCTGTTCACCTTGCTCGCCTCCTGCCCTTTCCTCGAGACTCTGCATTTCTTGAGTTGCCACAACTTATACATGAGCAAACTAAGCATCCACTCCGCCTCCATCAAGCATCTAGTCGTATTATACAAGACTCTCATCTTCCCCCTCATCGACATCCACTGCCCAAAGCTTGAGTCGCTCACCGTCAACACCACTGCGCTGCGCATTGAAGCGCCCAAGGTCCGGAACGCGTCATTACTGCTTAGCCTCAATCCACATGCAGATCCTTCAAATGCATTGATGGAGTTTCTCGGAACTCCTCCTTTTCGAACAGCTGTTTTTCAAATGACAGCCGTTTGTCTCATGCTGAAGCTGAATTCTAGCACAATCCCAAAC ATATTAGCAGCAGAAAACGAACTTGATAGATTTATTTATCCGGAAATCAAAGAGTACGCCGTGATCTTCAACTTTGACTTCAATCTGAAAGATCAATCATCATCAATGATATTAACCCAGCTGCTCCAGGCGTACAATGATTACAATTCTGTGTTTGATATACAGAGCACCAATGAAACAACAAGGGTCGATCACTTGCTTCATGGCTCTACCGACGTAGAGCTAATTAAATTACAAATGAGCATGCCCGAGAAGATGTTTGAAGGGTTTCTCTCGAATCCGGAGAAGATGGAGGAATTAAAGCAAGTGGTATTGCAAAAGCTGAGAAGTCGCACCAGCAGAGAGCAGTTCAATGATATATTAGCATCCAACGAGCCCCTAGTCGAAGTATCCTCCAGTATCACTAACTGCATTGAAATGAAATTTTAG